From the Lathyrus oleraceus cultivar Zhongwan6 chromosome 4, CAAS_Psat_ZW6_1.0, whole genome shotgun sequence genome, one window contains:
- the LOC127137487 gene encoding U11/U12 small nuclear ribonucleoprotein 31 kDa protein: MSSKKKHKRKHSDNDEDDDVYYYQYCASSSTPNTTTGTTSSNQPQSKPNNKGSSIGGTGEPLAPSKSTLYVSNLDYSLTNSDLHTLFSTFGRIARVTVLKDRHTRLSRGVAFVQFVSRNDAQRAVAEMNKKILNGRTLTASIAADNGRAPEFIRKRVYNTEIALCYECGGMPKKPRRGFSGLRDRDGEEEGDEEEEEGGQIAGEQFDDNWASVVDDEASERLLGRNRNDDEGLDNNKTKKKREESWVFQ; this comes from the exons ATGTCAAGCAAGAAGAAACACAAACGAAAACACAGCGACAACGATGAAGACGACGACGTTTACTACTACCAATACTGCGCTTCGTCCTCTACCCCCAACACCACCACCGGCACCACATCCAGTAATCAACCCCAATCAAAACCGAACAACAAAGGATCATCAATAGGAGGCACAGGTGAACCCTTAGCACCATCAAAATCGACGCTATACGTTTCTAATCTAGATTACTCCCTAACAAACTCCGATCTCCATACGCTCTTCTCTACTTTCGGCCGCATCGCGCGTGTAACCGTTCTCAAAGACCGTCACACGCGCCTAAGCCGCGGTGTCGCGTTTGTCCAATTCGTTTCTCGTAATGACGCCCAACGCGCCGTGGCGGAGATGAATAAGAAGATTCTCAATGGAAGGACTCTAACTGCTTCTATTGCTGCTGATAATGGACGTGCTCCGGAGTTTATTCGGAAGCGCGTGTACAATACTGAGATTGCTTTGTGTTATGAGTGTGGGGGCATG CCTAAGAAGCCGCGACGGGGATTTAGTGGGCTGAGGGATAGGGATGGGGAGGAGGAAGGTgatgaggaggaggaggagggtGGTCAGATTGCTGGGGAGCAGTTTGACGATAATTGGGCTTCTGTTGTGGATGATGAAGCGAGTGAAAGGTTGCTGGGGAGAAACAGAAATGATGATGAGGGTTTGGACAACAACAAGACGAAGAAGAAAAGGGAAGAAAGCTGGGTATTTCAGTGA